Part of the Ammospiza caudacuta isolate bAmmCau1 chromosome 3, bAmmCau1.pri, whole genome shotgun sequence genome, AGTGAGGCGTTTTGGTATAAAACAGGAGTGTCCGTGAGAAATCCCATGGAAAGtagtttttttccagtttctcaTTACATAAGGATTAATTTATTGCTTTCTTTGTGATGGTGCCACTTCTGAATACTATAAGGTGATCAGGCAAAGCTGCACAAAGGTAAAGCGGTGTCAGAAGCTTCACACCTTGCTTTGCCTGCAGTTTCAAAGTTCTGCATTGCCGTAGGAGCCCAGCTACTCATTGAATTTTATTAACTATAGGGGGGAAGGTGGATTTTGAACCTGCTTTTGGGCTTCTGATGCTTACCATCTGGGCAGTAGTGCTTGTAATTAGATAAAGCTTTGTTGTGTTTCAGATTTAGTATGCCAAAGCTCGAAGCAAATGCAGCAATTAACATTTCAGAATGTCTGAATTGAGGTTATTTTTTTGGTTCACAAAGTAAGGCTTTTTGTTTAGTGTTTTAGTCATCTGCTGCACTGCAATTAAAGGTATTAACATTCAGCTTCATCTGTTCAGTATTGTTATTATAGagtaagaaaaaaaggatttctaGAATAcgtttaaaataataaattatctTTACCTAGGTAGATGCCAGTTTGCAATGGGTCTTAAAACCTTCTGGAAGGACAACAAAGTTCTGATTGTTATGGGAGCTAGCCTGGGGCTAGTGCACTGGGGCTGGTATTACTTGAAGTCCAGTCCTATTTTCCAAGTGAAGACAGAGGATTTTTCTCCAGACCGTGAGATTCTGGCATTCATGATGCAAACTGCTCgcaaaagtaaagaaaaatagcATTAGTACTTTGATTTTTGGGTAAGTTGCCTAATTAGTTGTATCTGTGTCTCTGAGGGAGAAGATGAATTAATTGGGAATTTTCAAACATACAGCCTTGGTGTTCTAACTTTAGTCTTTTGGAGTTTTATCCTCCTTTGCAACTGAGTTAATTTTTTGTACCTACATGGACCCAAAAAGTGCATCATAAGTCTCAAAAACTACTGCTAAATCCCACATTATGAGATCAATTAAGTGAGAGGATTATATGtcttaaagatattttaaaacaagtgcCAGTAACTTCAGGACAGCAATCAAACTCGTGTGACTGGATCTGTAACAGTGTCCTTTTAGGCTTAAAACTGCCCAGAAATAATTGTGACTGTGCATAGTAACATGTTTTGTGTTAGTAGGGATGGTGATTacagcagagaaacaaaatgaagtAAAAGTGTAAATACTGTAGAGTTCACATAGAAACATAAATAAGCACTGATTTCAGTTTTACTGTTGTAAGAACTGAAAAACTTTCTTTGTGGGCCTCTTGAAGTAAGAAACCTTTGTTTGAGCCAGAGTTCTTGAAGTTGTTTGAACATCAAAAGCTATTGTTTTTGTTGCCTGGGAAGCGCTGCTGACCAGTTGAGTTCTTTAGTTCTTGAGTAAAATCAGGTGGAAATTGCTGTAGTTTTGGTACTTCAGTGAAGTTGTGTGTAGCCTCCTTACAGACCTGCTGGTAAGGGTGCAGACCAGTGGTCAGAATTGAAGTTATTGATAAGCAGGTATAATTGATGCACTCTCTGTGTTTGTAGCAAAATCATATTAGTAGATTTCCTCAGTTAAAAAGCATTATAGAATGCATAGGCCAGTGGAGGTTCAAGAGgcccagtgctgtgtcctgcacTGGGGTCACAGCCCCATGCTGAGTTACAgggaagagtggctggagaggttCCTGGGAATGCTGTGACAGCTGCTGAACGTGAGCCAGTGTGTGCTGACAGTGCCTGTCCCTTGTGCTCGGCACtgctgggggacactgaggtgctgaATGAGCCCTGAGAAGGGCAGTGCTcctgtcagcagtgctgagggagctCCGGGTCTCCAGCCCAGGGAGAGGAAGGCTCAGGGCAGCCTTATATTTTCCTACAACACCTGGAAGGAGGCTGCAGGcaggtgggggtcagtctcTGCTCCCGAGTGACAAGTGCTGGGACAAGAGGAAGTGGCCTCAGGTTGCACCAGGGGGTGTTTAGATTGGATGTTGGGAAAACTGTCTTCACAGgaagggttgtcaagcactggcacaggctgcccagggaggtggctgtgtcaccattcctggaggtgtttaatgGATGCAtagatgtggcatttggggacgTGGTTCAGTGgtggcttggcactgctggggttACAGCAGGACTAGACTtcaaaggttttttccaacctaagtgattttttttatgcAGTATTTGTCCTTCTGTGACTTTTCCTGGTGAAAACTAAAATAGGTCAAGCTATACAATATTTTCATAAGAATATTTGTTATAACTCTGACTTAATATTCCAACAATTATTCTAATatctttctggtttttattGTAGGTATAACTAAACTTGAAGGTTTTCATCTGTGCCTGTTGCcagaaaagatgaagaaaacttCCTGGAGTAGAAAGAACTTTCTGCTTGTAGCAGGACTGTCACTTATAGGTGTTCATATAGGAAGCATGCTTGTAAACTTTGTTGCGAAAAAGTCTGCTCTATCTCATTCAGAAGCCAGAAGAGATCGTCCATAATGAAATAGCTTCCTGCTGTcactatttttctgttttgtaacATGATTTAAGCCTCGTTTTAAGAGAGCTGTGATGAGTAGTTTCAGGAATGTTATACTGTTTTGCACTGAAAATAATCCTTACCTGCAAAGAATTAAAATGTACCACTCCTAAAATTTAAAAGTGCAATGAATTATAGATCCAAGTAAAAATGCAATGTGTTTTTGGCTAGAATTAAAATCTTACCTTCAGAATGTCTCGCCTTGAAGCTAGAAAGCCTCCGTTACTTATTAGCGAGCCGCTAACAAGAGATGTAGTGAGTCAGTCGCTGTTTCTGCTGAGTGGGATATTAAAATCTTCCTACGGTCCTGCTGGTCGACTCAAGCAGCTGCACAATGGTGTGGGGGGCTGTGTTTGTACCACTTCCCAGTCCTCGGCCCTCCTGGGGCGCCTTTCCCTCAGCCAGCCCGTGCTGCGTGTCCTGACAGCCTCTGTACAGAACCACGTGTCACGTTTCAGTGACTGTGGCTTGTTCACTGCTATTCTTTGCTGTGGCTTCATTGAAAATTTCAGGAGCCTGAATGTTGCACCTTTTACTCTCATTACAATAAGCAAGCATCTTCTGAGTCTGTGCGTGGACCACCTGAAATCTGAGTCCTGTGGTTGCCGGGTGTCTGTGGATTTTAGCAGTGTTGAGACCCTTGTTTGTTTGGTTCGGAGCATTTTAACAAGCAAACCTGCTTGCATGCTTAATAAAACTGAAGTTGATCATCTCACCTCACTGGTTTTAAGGGCTTTTATATTTACTGTTCCATGTCACGTTGGGACTAATGCTGCTTTAGGGAAGTGTGTGGTAATACCTGTGAAGGGTGGAAGAGTTGTGGATTCTACAGTTCTTCCTGGTCTGCTGATAGAAGCACCAGAAGTCCAGCTGGGAAAACCACTTGCTGTCAAAAGGACTGGTTCAGACATGATCAAGATTGCCCTTTTCAGTGTGTCCATGTCAGGGGACGGCTCTAACCCTGAGGAAGGAACTATAGCGGTCCATCACGGAGTTTCTCTGGAAGTGTCGGAGCTGAATCAGTTGCTGAACGTGGGGAAGCAGCTGGTTAAGGATGAGGTGGGCCTTGTGGTGTGCCAGAAGGTGATGCATCCCTCCTTGAAGCAGTACCTGAAGGAGCAGGGTGTGGTGGCTGTGGACAGGGCCGGGCTGTCCCTGATGGAGCCCCTGGGCCGTGTGACAGGTAACAGGCCAGTTCTCTGCTTGAGCCATTGTCCTGCAGCTGTCTCTGTGAGGGGAGTGTCACCTGGGCTGGTGTCATGGCAGAGGAAGGTCTTTTATTTCCCTCTACTTTAGCCACAAGCAAGAGTTGCTCTTTTCTAGTCCACAAGCCATTTTTCAAGGTGACTGGGTCTTCTGTGCAGGTCCTGATGGTGGCATACCACAGTTGTTATTACTGCTTGTGGCATGAGGGATATCCAGTTCCAGTTTGTTTTCAAACTTTGATTCAAGGCAAATGAaacaattactttttttaatctcaaatTGCCACCAAGTCTTGCACCCTGAAGGTGTTGCTTTCTGTGATTTCCTGTGTGAATTGAAATGACAGGTATTGAACAATGTATATAACTTAAAAAGCCAAGAGGAATAAAGGTGATGCCTTATGAAATGCATGAGCTAGCTCTTCTGATGCTGCCACAtactgttttctccttttttaattgACAGGTTCACAGCCTATAGCTTCCATACATTCATTGCCTCCTGGCTGTTATGGCAGCTTGAAAGATTTGTGTGTTGAGAGTTTTGCTTCAAAGCATTTTCTACATCTAATTCCTG contains:
- the MKKS gene encoding molecular chaperone MKKS, whose amino-acid sequence is MSRLEARKPPLLISEPLTRDVVSQSLFLLSGILKSSYGPAGRLKQLHNGVGGCVCTTSQSSALLGRLSLSQPVLRVLTASVQNHVSRFSDCGLFTAILCCGFIENFRSLNVAPFTLITISKHLLSLCVDHLKSESCGCRVSVDFSSVETLVCLVRSILTSKPACMLNKTEVDHLTSLVLRAFIFTVPCHVGTNAALGKCVVIPVKGGRVVDSTVLPGLLIEAPEVQLGKPLAVKRTGSDMIKIALFSVSMSGDGSNPEEGTIAVHHGVSLEVSELNQLLNVGKQLVKDEVGLVVCQKVMHPSLKQYLKEQGVVAVDRAGLSLMEPLGRVTGSQPIASIHSLPPGCYGSLKDLCVESFASKHFLHLIPGDTVICSLILCNRSETAWDELKRVCETAEHVLQLTVKEPLALLGGGCTETHLASYLRHKSYSLPASTLRDLGCSQTQYRLVAEGFCRALESVARALSHDGEEVLTDVVYGHCWFVPPGSPCVSRWSDLVSKCSCGASGSTEDLSWSFLQGQSGSPVLQGCPQEPSVKVADLRVLDCFAAKCSGLQVALETANLILDLSYIIEDQN
- the LOC131555769 gene encoding uncharacterized LOC128706665 homolog, with translation MGLKTFWKDNKVLIVMGASLGLVHWGWYYLKSSPIFQVKTEDFSPDREILAFMMQTARKSKEK